The following are encoded together in the Chlorocebus sabaeus isolate Y175 chromosome 12, mChlSab1.0.hap1, whole genome shotgun sequence genome:
- the ST6GALNAC4 gene encoding alpha-N-acetyl-neuraminyl-2,3-beta-galactosyl-1,3-N-acetyl-galactosaminide alpha-2,6-sialyltransferase produces MKAPGRLVLILLCSVVFSAIYFLLCCWAGLPLCLATCLDHHFSTDSRPTVPGPLHFSGYSSVPDGKPLVREPCRSCAVVSSSGQMLGSGLGAEIDGAECVFRMNQAPTVGFEADVGQRSTLRVISHTSVPLLLRNYSHYFQKARDTLYVVWGQGRHMDRVLGGRTYRTLLQLTRMYPGLQVYTFTERMMAYCDQIFQDETGKNRRQSGSFLSTGWFTMILALELCEEIVVYGMVSDSYCREKSHPSVPYHYFEKGRLDECQMYLAHEQAPRSAHRFITEKAVFSRWAKKRPIVFAHPSWRTE; encoded by the exons ATGAAGGCTCCG GGTCGGCTCGTGCTCATCCTCCTGTGCTCTGTGGTCTTCTCTGCCATCTACTTCCTCCTGTGCTGCTGGGCTGGCCTGCCTCTCTGCCTGGCCACCTGCCTGGACCACCACTTTTCCACAGACTCCAGGCCTACTGTGCCAGGCCCCTTGCACTTCAGTGGATATAGCAGTGTGCCAGATGGGAAG CCGCTGGTCCGCGAGCCTTGCCGCAGCTGTGCTGTGGTGTCCAGCTCCGGCCAGATGCTGGGCTCAGGCCTGGGTGCTGAGATCGACGGTGCCGAGTGCGTGTTCCGCATGAACCAGGCGCCCACCGTGGGCTTTGAGGCAGACGTGGGCCAGCGCAGTACCCTGCGTGTCATCTCACACACAAGCGTGCCGCTGCTGCTGCGCAACTACTCACACTACTTCCAGAAGGCCCGAGACACGCTCTACGTGGTGTGGGGCCAGGGCAGGCACATGGACCGGGTGCTCGGAGGCCGCACCTACCGCACGCTGCTGCAGCTCACCAGGATGTACCCCGGCCTGCAGGTGTACACCTTCACTGAGCGCATGATGGCCTACTGCGACCAAATCTTCCAGGACGAGACAGGCAAGAACCG GAGGCAGTCGGGCTCCTTCCTCAGCACCGGCTGGTTCACCATGATCCTCGCGCTGGAGCTGTGTGAGGAGATCGTGGTCTATGGGATGGTCAGCGACAGCTACTGCAG GGAGAAGAGCCACCCCTCAGTGCCTTACCACTACTTCGAGAAGGGCCGACTGGATGAATGTCAGATGTACCTGGCACACGAGCAGGCGCCCCGAAGCGCCCACCGCTTCATCACCGAGAAGGCAGTGTTCTCCCGCTGGGCCAAGAAGAGGCCCATCGTGTTCGCCCATCCGTCCTGGAGGACTGAGTAG
- the PIP5KL1 gene encoding phosphatidylinositol 4-phosphate 5-kinase-like protein 1: MAAPSPGPREVLAPSPEAGCRAVTSSRRGLLWRLRDKQSRLGLFEISPGHELHGMTCMMQAGLWAATQVSMDHPPTGPPSQDDFSEVLTQVHEGFELGTLAGPAFAWLRRSLGLAEDDYQAALGPGGPYLQFLSTSKSKASFFLSHDQRFFLKTQGRREVQTLLAHLPRYVQHLQRHPHSLLARLLGVHSLRVDRGKKTYFIVMQSVFYPAGRISERYDIKGCEVSRWVDPAPEGSPIVLVLKDLNFQGKTIKLGPQRNWFLRQMELDTTFLRELNVLDYSLLMAFQCLHEDERGLGSSLIFRTARSVQGAQSPEESGVQNRRLLPDAPNALHILDGPEQRYFLGVVDLATVYGLRKRLEHLWKTLRYPGRTFSTVSPARYARRLCQWVEEHTE, encoded by the exons ATGGCTGCGCCGAGCCCCGGGCCCCGCGAG gtcctggCCCCCTCCCCTGAGGCTGGATGCAGAGCAGTCACCTCCAGCCGCCGGGGGCTTCTCTGGCGCCTCCGTGATAAGCAGTCTCGCCTGGGCctgtttgagatcagcccgggGCATGAACTGCATGGGATGACGTGCATGatgcaggcagggctgtgggctgCCACCCAGGTCTCCATGGACCACCCACCCACG GGGCCACCCTCCCAGGACGATTTCTCGGAGGTCCTAACCCAGGTTCATGAG GGCTTCGAGCTGGGCACGCTGGCCGGCCCCGCCTTTGCCTGGCTGCGCCGCTCCCTGGGCCTGGCGGAGGACGACTATCAGGCTGCCCTGGGCCCCGGCGGCCCCTACCTGCAGTTCCTCAGCACCTCCAAGAGCAAGGCCAGCTTCTTCCTGTC CCACGACCAGCGCTTCTTCTTGAAGACCCAGGGGCGCCGAGAGGTGCAGACTCTGCTCGCCCACCTGCCCCGCTACGTGCAGCACCTGCAGCGGCACCCGCACTCGCTGCTGGCGCGGTTGCTGG GAGTGCACAGTCTGCGGGTGGACCGGGGAAAGAAG ACGTACTTCATCGTCATGCAGAGCGTCTTCTACCCCGCCGGCCGCATCTCCGAGAG GTATGACATCAAAGGCTGCGAGGTGAGCCGCTGGGTGGATCCCGCCCCTGAGGGCAGCCCCATTGTTCTGGTGCTGAAGGACCTCAACTTTCAGGGCAAGACCATCAAGCTGG GGCCCCAGCGGAACTGGTTCCTCCGCCAGATGGAACTGGACACCACCTTCCTCCGGGAGCTCAACGTGCTGGATTACAGCCTCCTGATGGCCTTCCAATGTCTCCACGAGGATGAGAGGGGCCTGGGCAGCAGCCTCATCTTCCGTACAGCCAG GTCTGTGCAAGGGGCACAGAGCCCGGAAGAGTCAGGAGTCCAAAACCGCCGGCTGCTGCCCGACGCCCCCAACGCCCTACACATCCTGGACGGGCCCGAGCAGCGCTATTTCCTGGGCGTAGTGGATCTTGCCACGGTCTATGGGCTCCGCAAGCGGCTGGAGCACCTGTGGAAGACACTGCGCTACCCGGGCCGGACCTTCTCCACTGTCAGCCCGGCTCGCTACGCCCGTCGCCTCTGCCAGTGGGTGGAGGAGCACACAGAGTGA